Within Telopea speciosissima isolate NSW1024214 ecotype Mountain lineage chromosome 8, Tspe_v1, whole genome shotgun sequence, the genomic segment ACATTTCCTCATCCATTATTTCGTAACTGGCTTAAGTCTTATGTGAAGTTTAACTAATAGCACTACTACTTGCTGTCTTCTTGATCCTTGTACAAATTTGCCATCgtaattttataaaatctcttttctcataaaaaaaatatatatatatatatggggaaaGGTTTTATACATGGTCGTGTAAACCATGTACgaaacttccccccccccccccccaaaaaaacaaaagctttccccccccccccaaaaaaaagaatcttttttttttggttaaattcaACTTGTGGGTCCCACgatcattatcatcatcttccttccttcatcttcttcttagaTTCTCTCACTCATACATGAAGCACACTCTGgccaaaggagaagaggagaatgaGATCTTGAGAtgggtttgatcaatcaaagcagtggcagcagcagcagcagcaaaaagGAGAAAACAAGTGTCTTGTGTAATTCTTGAAGAAGCCAAATATGGAATCAACTGACTCACAGAGTAATAATCATCATCAATAACAACAACACCAGTCTTCTTCTTTGCAGTTGGTCCCTTTAGAAGGCCGATCAGGGCCAGGTCCAGGCCCCGGGTTAGGCCCATTCATGGGCTCCATCTCGTGGAGGTGCTGGCTCTTCCACATCTACAAGCACCACTTCCAGTACTAGCCCTCGAGCAACAAGACTCGAGCACCAAGACTCGTCGATGCTTCCCTTGCCATCTCCACCAAATCCGACTCCAAGCCATCTAATCGATCTGTCCCTCTCGTCGATCCTTCCAAGAACAAGCAACAACAGCTTTCAATTgctaccactaccaccaccaccatcaagcAATCATCTAAAGACAAACACACGAAGGTCGACAGCCGAGGTCGCCGCATCCTCATGCCGGCCACCTGCACTGCTAGGGTTTTCCAATTGACAGAAGAATTGGGTCATAAATCTGACGGTGAAACCATCGAGTGGCTTTTACACCAAGCAGAGCCTGCCATCATCACCGCTACCGGCACCGGCACCGGCACCGGCACCATCCCTGccaatatctcagaagatgataATGATcgtgggaggaagaagaagaagggatgggGGCGGTGATGTCCGTCGTCGCCTTCTAAGaagaagacttttttttttttttggtagagtctaagaagaagactgaagaaaggaagaagatgataatGATCGTGGGACCCACAAGTTGAAtttaacaaaaaaggaaaaagagtttttttggggggggggggaagtttcatctttttttaggggggggggggagttttgtagacggtttacacgaccgtgtacaaaacctttcccctatatatatatcagaAAGAGATGAAGCTattttgttgttattgttgtattCTAAACATGAAATCCATGTTCACAGCGTGTAAGAAACCTTTTCTCTTTGCTTGTTTCAAACTTGTTTTGCACATCATCCCTTGTCAAGAACCAGAAGAAACTTAATAATGCTGAAGTGTCCTCTATTGCTTCCTGAAAACACGTGAAGAAAATGGATGCGTTCTGAGGAAGAAATgctaaaatgacaaaaattgaAAGAACGAACATGGTGCCTTAAAACCTATGAGCTGCTGCTTGTGAGGTGAGATGccattattattaattttctaACCACCAATAGTGTGTGATCCTACCGCGTCAATGTGTCACTCATTTGGGAGGATAtcaacggatattcgaaaatccgaaaatgaatatgataatctccctattcgatcgattattatccgatttgtTTAGCAACCAATCGTAATACaatgtctgaaatatatctttgtgtcagtctatccgattaagttaccttattggattttgttttcttttataatttataagttaagataatatgattctttttttagatttttgtcTATTAAAATagatacaagataaaatcaaagtaaaaaATCCGTTCTGAGTACTAATAAAAGTGTTAACTAACTTTTCACGCAGCGGAGTACTAATAAATACAAATACACACCCCACCTACCCGATAGTGGGATTAAACTCCACCATAGTTGGTAAGCCATATCGTTTTTTGTCAAATACACACAAAAACTCATTAGGGTTAATCGATAAAGATGCTATGTTACCAAAAAAAGTCGACAAAGATGCTCCAttgaagttttttgttttttccttttagggtttagggtttaaacctaaacacaagttttttttttttttttttttttctctcttttttgatGTTATAAAACTCAAGTATTACATAAGTTAagggggaaagttttcatacacggctgtgtaagccgtgcatGTGAGAGAGTGGGAATTTTAAGGCATTAATCAATGGGTGGgagtttatgacttttccaactctttatGAGAGGGCATACGATCGTACATGCATACACAGCCGTGTAAAAAATCTTTTGCCATAAGTTAATTATCATAAAAAACGAAAGGAGGCCAAATAAAAATCTCCCAAGATCCGTTCTATACCAAGAGGCAAGAGGGGCAAGCATCAATGAGCGTATCGTCCCACCAAGACAAGCTGCCGCGGGGCCCATAAATGTGCTTTTAAATGGGCTCCATGTGATGTGCTCTCTGTTACCTCAccatcagagagagagagagggagaatattATGTTACCGTCACACACACGGAGAGAGTATTATGTTGTGTTTGTTTGGCAAAAGAATATAAGAGAGTTTTTCCTTCCTGTGGTGAGGGTTCACTACATcatcctaaggttcacaaacTCCTATAGCTTTATAATgtgttttccaaaatacccttctaataTTTTCTAGATCTACATCGTATTTGAAGCCACAGTAAATGGATTCTCATTCACCATAGGTGAAAGAaaaatcttttctttctcttttttgtccAAACAAATAGATCCTTAGATCTCAACTAAACGTCTCTATGTTCTTTCTAAACCAAGAATATCATAAGAaaccaatttgagatcaaattaagaaaaataaaatttatttaattggcaACTCATTGTCAAAATTAGTTGATGCACGCAGTTTATTTGCACGTTAAGATTGATGTGGCAGTTCTGATAGTTAATATCTAGGATGATGGTTTAAATAGGTCACCATCTGTTTTTGCTCATGACTTGTAATCCATCAAAACCAATCCCattaagaaaaccaaaaaatgaataaGGGTGATAGATTATTGGTCAGCAGTGGAATCATTGTTTGCGAAAGCAATGATTCCACATTGGATGTGAGTAGTCCAATGTGAAAACTCAAAAAGACTTGGATACTTCTCCTTAAACTAGTTTTTAAGGATGAATTCTATTCAGTGTCAACGAAGGATATAAGAGCGAGCGTAGCAACTCTGGTGCACCTCAATGGattgaaaaaaatttcatagAGGTCATGTGTCGGTTTAGGTTCTGGCAACAAAGAGACTGACACAGTGCCATTCCTATCCATGGCCGCTTGAATGTCTGGTCTCTTTCTCTTGAACATTAACTTACATTGCCGATAGTTAGTGGGAGGTTGGAAGTTGGACCATTCAAGTCATTCAATGTTATGTTATGAGATTTGAACCGATGTCAACAGCCTTCCATGTCGGTTAATGGGACCTTTCACTTTAAAGTTTTCAACACCAAGGAAAGGAAAGCACACAAGGTTAGGAATGATTTGTTTGCATGAAAGTTCTtatgaaccagcccaatcacgGACCTTTATCCGTTGCTGTACGAATCGTGCAGgtcagcagcggataaaaattcgcCAATCACTCCATActatggtttgaggaatcaaaaTCGGAATCTGGAAAATCTTCAACCCTAGTTCAAATCGGGATTGGCTCACACCGGCCTATTTCTTAACTCCTTAATTGAATTGACGATGAACCATTTTTGCTCCTGTTTTTCTCTCTTGGTAAAAATAGCAGAAAATAATTAATCTTACTTCCAATAACAAGATTCACAAGTTTAATTTCAAAATCTCAATGATTTTATAAGATATTTGCTTCTTCCCAATTCCATTTGTAGGGTTTCAATCAATTCCAACCAATTCCAGTTCAACTGGAACCGGCATAACGGATCCTTTACTCTTGAACCTTGCTCCATACTCAGTTCCCTTCCCCCAGGTTGCAAAATGAAGCCCCTCAATGGAAGTAGGTAGAGGGTGATTACCCCTTCTGCTGATCAATTTGATTCAAGCCTTGAAAGCCCTCATTCATAGTCTCATACAAAGTCAGCTACATTCTAAAACAGTACATTCCTGTGAACCCAACTGAATTAACCTCTCTTTCATCTATAACTAAAGCTACCTAAATAGTACACAACCAAGAACAGACTAAAAAACACAAAAGGGAATTCACCACTGAAACATCCACAACAGTACCACAACAATTGATTGGGGAAAAACCAATTGGCAATCTAGACACGAGCAACCTTTGGAACAATCACAGGGAACTGATCAATCTCATCCATCCATGGGTTCTTCTCCTTTGCCGGGTTTATTGTCCTCAGAGCCTTCCACACTGCACTGTTACACTTGAACCCAGAACCGAAAGCTATCTGCCATGTTCTATCTCCTCTCTTAATCCTTCCCTTGGACTCTGAATAGGCCAATTCATACCAAAGAGAACTGCTAGAGGTGTTACCAAATCGGTATAGAGTCATCCTAGATGGCTCCATATGCCAATCTGAGAGCTGCAAGTTCTTCTCCAATTCATCCAATACAGCTCTTCCTCCTGCATGGATGCAGAAATGCTCAAAGGCCAATTTGAAGTCTGGAATGTAAGGTTTGATCTTTATCTTGAGAAGCTTCCTCCCAACCAATGTAGCAAAGAAAAGCAACTGTTCAGACATTGGCAGAACAAGAGGACCCAGTGTGGTGATGTTGGTCTTCAGAGCATCCCCTGCAACTGCCATGAGATCCTTTGATAGAGAAACTCCAATTCTCCCTGTTGAATCCTCTTCCTGGGTAACACAGGAGAAGCACTTGTCATCAGCACCTTTGTGAGTTCGGACTGTATGGACCAATTGGTATTTGGATCTTCTTCTATCAGATCTCTTGTTTGAGAGCAAGATTGCAGCCCCTCCCATTCGGAACAAGCAATTCGAAACAAGCATTGATCGATCATTCCCAAAGTACCAGTTTAATGTGATGTTCTCCATGCTGATTACCAAAGCATACGAGTTGGGGTGGACTTGAAGAAGATGTTTTGCAAGGTCGATAGATATCAAACCAGCACTGCAACCCATCCCACCAAGATTGTAGCTAATTATGTTCCCTCTGAGCTTGTAATGGTTGATCACCATGGCAGAAAGAGAAGGAGTTGGATTAAATAAGCTACAATTGACAATCAAGATACCAATATCTTTGGGCTTCAGATTAGTCTTGGCGAAGAGCTCATCCAGCGCACCAAACATCACCATCTCTGCTTCTTTTCTAGCCTCAGCCATGCATGGGTTTGGGGGAACTCTGATAACAGCTTCAGGTAGGTAGGTTGATTCACCAAGACCTGATCTTTCAAGTATCTTTCGTTGAAACTCAAGGTTCTCCTCAGTAAACGTCCCTGTTGACACTGAACACTCCATAAAGATCTGCCTTGAGCATTTCCGAGCATCTTCTGGCTTGTAACAAGAGAAATTCACGAGATAAACAGGTCGAGGTCGGGTGAGGAAGTAGAGAGTAGAGAGGAAAACAAGAAGAGTGGAGCAGAGGATCACAGAAACGAGGTTGAATTGAAGATGGTTCCAGAGATCAAGGAGGTCTTGAACTGAGAATGTGGAGAGCTGAGCTGCTATGAGAACCACAAGAGGGGATAAGAAGAGGAACATTCCATGGGTGATGAGGTAATGGTACCCAAGCTTTACATACTTCAGTTTAATGGACTGTTTGAAGTCAGGAAGCTTTCGAGAAGATAATGGTAGTGGTATCAAAGGTTTTCGTGCTGTTGGTTCTGTCATTTTGTTGGAGATCTATAAAAAGAAACCAATGTAGGAAACAGAGCAAATAATTGAAAAGGTTCCTTTCCTTTCCCCTCTGCAAAGTGGGGATCAAAAGCAGTAGTAGTCTTCCGATTTGTACAGAATTCTATAGAAAACGAAAATGGCAGATAATGGGTTTTCCCCACCCCAGGAGATCTCTGCGATGGGAGAAGAAAAATTGTTTTCCCTCACCTGGAAACCCGTCACATAAACTGAAATGTAACTCTGTGAACAACCCAAAACCCTGCAAATAAAATAGTCATCGCAAAAACAGATCAGAATCATCAAATGTCTAGAACAGATCACCATGTGTTGTAAAATTTCGAAGTTTTACGGAACCcattaaagaaaaatgaatttagaacaatacccagataataaatttttttttttttggggggagggggattgGGCGAAAATCTAACCTTGGTGGATTCACAGATTCGTTTACAGCTCGCCTCGCCCGGCCCTCGGGGAAGAAACTACAGAGGGGAGAGAGACCGACAGACCcagagagagagcgagaaagGGGCAAAGGAAGAGAacgaaggaggaggaggagagagggaTTTGCAGGCTTGACCTTCTTatgttttaaattattttggaaagcgTGAAGCGGAACGTGAGTATTTATATGCTTTTGGAGGTGAGAAGCAGAGCAATGGATTGTAAGTTGTAACAGCGAGTCGGCGATAAAGCGTGTTTCATTTGAGCCGCCGGCGCGTGGCTAACTTTTGACTTTTTGACCGAAACATCTAATCTGTCGTCGTTCGAGATATCTCAACGGTTGTATCATCTTTAATTTGTTTTCTGCAAATTCCTATGCTTCAAATTTGTgtgaaaatagggaaaatattattaccaaaaagaaatttgtgtgaaaatattattgtaattaaGGTTGGTTATTTCAAAATAACGGTgatgtgtttgttttatttttttttagggagaaagaagaatttTTATCCTGTGTTGTTCGCTGTCCGAACAGCAAGTGCTGTCCCCTCATATGGGATGCGAAATGACGATTTAATCTctctcgggcagtgtgtttggacaGGGAGGTAAAGTCGTCATTTCACCCCCATGTGAAGGGACAGCTGGTGTTGTTAGGGCAACGGACaacagaggataatgatccgAGAAAGAATGCCAATGCCACCCAATGGTGCAGCACACACCGTCCTTGTGCCTAAACACAAGGTGCACATAATGACTGTCTTACATCTTGGAAAGATGGAAATTACTAAGAGTGTGACGGTCATTTTGTGCGtccctgtgtctaggcacaggggcAACGTGTGTTGTAGGGTTgtgttctcttttctttttcttttaatataacacatttttttttcaataaagatAAATCCAATCATTTCAAATGTGCTTGctccaaaaaaaatgtataattttCAATAgtgataaattattttttgaaattattttaaaaacccCTTTCATTACTAcaagtttatatatatttttgaaaataagataAGAGATAACCGAGAGAATGTTACTATCTTCTCAATTCACTATTTTGACGTATCCATTATTTATTTCGAAACAGAAAACAATCACAATCAACATTTGGTATGCAATGAAAGAACCACTCctacccaaaaacaaagaacaacTTCTTTTtccatacttaaaaaaaaaaaaaaaaacttctttttcCACACTATTTATTACGAAAATATCATTTTAGTAAGTAAACGTCATTCCCCACTTTTGTATTTTCCCCCTATGGCCATACATTTCAACTATTTGAACTAACCTAACATTCGCATTTAAACCTAGGATctctttaaccaaaaaaaaaaacaaaatatctaGGATCTCTTCTAGGAAAGTCCATCCACTTCACCATCTTACATAAATGTTAATAGAAATGGTATTATGGATTCTTTTCTAACTATTTAGTACAATTTACTGGGTGTTTTCTTTGAAGTAATGCATcagtggaagaaaaaaaaacttaccttCAAACATTCAATTCGGTTGAGGAAAAATGCAAGAGAGAACTGTAGAACAAAGAACTCCAGAATCAACTTgcagatagaagaagaggagaatacCCAAATCAAAAATACCCATTGTAATCCCAAATACCCAAATACCTATGGGTCAAAACAATGGAATGCAATGTAAAAAACAGGGTGAGGGTTCCTTACACAGCTTGAGTGCAGTTTTAGGTGAATAAAGGAACCTTTTTTGGAATCCGACAAACGAAGCAGGGAATTTTATGACATATCACTCCCTCACATGAATAATGATATGTGAGGGGTgtgtaatttcatttttgagctggCATTGTATAAAACTTTTTctcgtaaaaaaaaaaatgctaactgttgcgtcaagaaatctccACAAGTTGTCTTCTCGctcaatcatggttttagtgaaCGGTATCGAAACGGGTATCGATGACCTACAAaactgatacgataccgatacggtatcggccaGGATTGGCTGTATCgaacaaaaatacccttgaatttccttaaaaatttagttttttgaccattttaccccttatccttatcgtgataccgatacggtatcgacgactagcaaaatcgatacgtattgccCGATACGgacgatacgatatcgatacttagaaccatgcacTCAGTAGCCTGCACAGAGAAGTAGGGAAGGCACCGGAGAGCTGGTTTGCACCAGCGGGgtactctctgatgcctaagttgaTCTCTCTAAGCAACAATTGAGAATAATTCAGATGGATCGTGTGTGGTTATACCTGAGTATATATTGCTTATAGTCGAGGCGGTGAAGGAAAGAGTCCCAATATGGTAAGCTTCGTCTTTGGTAAGAGCGTTACTGGTAGAGTTCTTTTAGGAGTGTGATCCCTGTTTCATAGGGATTGAGGGGAGTTTCTCTAATAGTTTCCTTAATGGAGTAGGTTGGCACAAGGAAAGAATAATCCAAGCCAACATGACGTGATGCGCCATCTTTAGTAGGTTCCATATAGGAATAGATTACGGGAGCGACTAGTAATCTTTGTTCATAATGGGATCATGACCCCCTGATTGCATGGCGCAATCCAATTGGGTAGTCATATTTGGGTATAACACTAACTATCACcagcaaaaaaagaagaagaagaaaccaaatgaAAGATATAGAAAAAGATGGTAAATAACAGGGTAGAAGGAGGAGATACCAAATACTACAACCCCGCTGCAATTCCTTAGAATACAGACCGAAATACAAATCGAAAATCAAATGTTGGAATCTCTACCTCGTAATGCTACCACTCCCTAACCCATCTATAAATCCTATAAATgaaaactgaagaagaaaagagggtgTATCTAGTATtgtagtgcacgaggctcccttTACTATGGGGTTcaaggagggtcataatgtaggtagccttacccttgctttcgtagagagactgtttccatatttgaacccatgaccacttggccacaatggagcaacctttaccgttgcccCAAGGCCTGCCTcctgaagaagaaaataagaagaatgaAATAATGAAGGTAGGGAACTTCTTACCTTTGGTGGAGTGGAAAAGAGGGCAAACAAGTTGATATGTGAAATATTGAGAACGACTTATTTGCTCCCTCTTGTATTCCTATTTGAGTCATTCTAGAgtaaacaaaacataaaaaaatatattctgtaattttttatttttatagggCATTTGGGGCCGATATGATCTTCACGAACATAAAATCATACCAGTTTTACTAAACCAATTTCCACTCCCGATCTATTCCCATAGAATAGGAATCAAGGGAATCAAAGATCAGGATTGTTATCAAACAGGGCCTGGAGTATAGAAGGTTTCTTCAAATGTATTTTCGATAATTATGCATATGCATGCAAGGGGTACAGGCTGCGCGCAGACAcctggggcagtcatttcacccacccccatgtgtttggcaCATCTTGCGCCCCTagtacagagaacattttctcgattattatcttcttctttagaacatcaaataaaaaaaaaaaaaactcaacatTTTGACCTAATCTATAAGTTTATTGGCACACAGCTCCAAATATCTAAGATCTTAATAGATCTATTCTCCTCCTCATAAATTCTACTCTACTTGGACTAATTCTAGCCGATTCTTATCAATTTCCTACTGATTTGAATCATAATCAAATGGAGACCAATCCTATATATGATTCTAAGTTTGAAAATCATGTACGCATCTATCTATGCATATGAATACGAAAAGGGGAAAACAGAGTACTAATAATCTAATATCATAAATATAAGCAAAAAGGTCTTTTGTGGGATTTTGGAGGAAGCATAATATGTTAGAAAACTGAAGACATAAACGGAGAAGATGATGAGATAGCTTGCATCGAACGAGCAcattctgtccttaagacagtattagCACCCTTATTACTGTAACGGGTTGCTgcaaatctgcctcccaagataaatcaggcttGACTTGATCACTGGTTTGTAGGGATAGTAATCAACTTGAACAACTATGAgagaaaaacattttttttttttttattaaatgattgattTTGTGGACTATATATAGGCTTGCACATGGCTGTTCAGATGGGCTGCAACCATTGGGCTCAATGGGTCTTGCACAAGGCTGTTCAGATGGGCTGTAACCATTAAGCTCAATGGGTTACACCCTTTGCCCTTTGGTTAAGACACTAATCCAACAGTCAGGAACCAAACCATCGCACCAATCCAACGGTCAAATCCGAATCATCGCATTGGTTAACTGGCTGACAATCCAGAAAAAATCATTGCAATGATACGTTCGTGCGAAATGtaaagtgcgccatcaaagcgctatattgcgcctcacgcacgcACAAGTGCTCCGTAGAATGTTTTCTAAATATAACATGTGATAGTAGATCACCAACACATATAATCCATATTAAACCTTTCTTCAcaactgatgtgggactaaagtccCACaccaataatttaaaaatatccATATAACAAGTGATAGTAGAGCACTAATACATATAACCCATATTCAACCTTTATTCACaatcgatgtgggactaaagtccCACACcaataatttaa encodes:
- the LOC122672788 gene encoding 3-ketoacyl-CoA synthase 11-like; this translates as MTEPTARKPLIPLPLSSRKLPDFKQSIKLKYVKLGYHYLITHGMFLFLSPLVVLIAAQLSTFSVQDLLDLWNHLQFNLVSVILCSTLLVFLSTLYFLTRPRPVYLVNFSCYKPEDARKCSRQIFMECSVSTGTFTEENLEFQRKILERSGLGESTYLPEAVIRVPPNPCMAEARKEAEMVMFGALDELFAKTNLKPKDIGILIVNCSLFNPTPSLSAMVINHYKLRGNIISYNLGGMGCSAGLISIDLAKHLLQVHPNSYALVISMENITLNWYFGNDRSMLVSNCLFRMGGAAILLSNKRSDRRRSKYQLVHTVRTHKGADDKCFSCVTQEEDSTGRIGVSLSKDLMAVAGDALKTNITTLGPLVLPMSEQLLFFATLVGRKLLKIKIKPYIPDFKLAFEHFCIHAGGRAVLDELEKNLQLSDWHMEPSRMTLYRFGNTSSSSLWYELAYSESKGRIKRGDRTWQIAFGSGFKCNSAVWKALRTINPAKEKNPWMDEIDQFPVIVPKVARV